The following are encoded in a window of Rubellicoccus peritrichatus genomic DNA:
- a CDS encoding anaerobic ribonucleoside-triphosphate reductase activating protein: protein MPHSKTTSRLRKRQSPLSASCPSHLQKESCIKIGGILCNSLIDFPGRPALVIFMQGCDWRCPYCHNARLIPEDAEDTVDEDNVFEILRERPQAMRNLVVTGGEPTKQDGLLRFLEKAKMRDIPVKLDTNGSNPNALRQVIEKDLVAYVALDVKGPVERYARYCGTGHCGDAITESICILLENRIDYEFRTTVVPALHSPKDFESIGRMLKGGRHLFLQPFRSRHALRARLRLSREPSPEFIDVCADYARRWIPTTIRW from the coding sequence ATGCCCCACAGTAAAACCACCTCAAGGCTGAGGAAGCGGCAATCACCTCTTTCTGCTTCATGTCCTTCTCATTTGCAAAAAGAATCCTGCATTAAGATTGGCGGTATCCTGTGTAATTCGTTAATCGATTTCCCAGGCCGCCCTGCATTGGTTATATTTATGCAGGGATGCGACTGGCGTTGCCCCTACTGTCACAATGCACGACTCATACCAGAGGATGCAGAGGACACCGTAGACGAAGACAACGTCTTTGAGATACTTCGAGAACGCCCACAGGCTATGCGCAATCTTGTTGTAACCGGTGGTGAACCAACAAAACAGGACGGCCTGCTTCGCTTTCTTGAGAAAGCAAAAATGCGCGATATCCCTGTGAAACTCGACACCAATGGAAGCAATCCCAATGCACTCCGACAGGTGATTGAAAAAGATCTCGTCGCTTATGTCGCACTTGATGTAAAAGGCCCGGTCGAACGCTATGCACGGTACTGTGGCACTGGTCACTGCGGTGATGCCATCACTGAAAGTATTTGTATCTTACTGGAAAATCGCATTGACTATGAGTTCCGCACCACGGTTGTTCCTGCACTGCATAGCCCAAAAGATTTCGAATCAATCGGGCGAATGCTCAAAGGCGGACGTCATCTTTTCCTGCAACCCTTTCGTTCTCGACACGCCCTCCGAGCAAGACTTCGGCTGAGCCGCGAACCTTCTCCCGAGTTCATAGATGTCTGCGCCGACTACGCACGCCGCTGGATACCCACAACAATTCGCTGGTGA